DNA sequence from the Roseofilum casamattae BLCC-M143 genome:
AGCAAGCGAATTTGCGCAATACGGACATGACTGGAGCGATTATGCCCGATGGCACGAATCATGAGTAATGATAGTTCTGGATTTATCGATAGATGTACTCATAACGGTACAACATTTTCGCCACAGGATTTAGAATACCAGGGTGCAGCGATCGCCTATTCTCGGTCATCACCCATTCTTCCATGCCATACCAGTCTCAGAGTTTCTTACCTCGTTTCTACCGACTCGCCAGCATTAGCATCCTATCGAACATGATGGTTCCTCTGGCAGGGTTGTGCGACAGTGCGTTTTTAGGCCATTTGAGCAACATCAAACACCTGGCTGGAGTTATCTTAGCCAGCATTCTGTTTGACTATCTCTATCGCATCTTTAAATTCCTACGCACCAGTACCAACTCCATCACTGCCGAAGCTGTCGGTCGAGACGATCGCAAAGATATCTTACTCGCTCTCTTGCGCAGTGGCGCGATCGCATTCACCATCGGCGCCGTTATTGTCTTGCTTGCCTATCCCATTCAAGCGATCGGATTTACTATTTTAGCTGGCTCCAACGCCATCGAAAGTTCCGCCGTCGAATACTTTAATGCTCGCATAGTAGGTGCCCCTGCCGTTCTGCTCAACTTCGTCCTCATTGGCTGGTTTCTGGGACGAGAAAAAAATGCGATCGTGCTACTCATGTCTATTGTCGGCAACGGTTCCAATGTTTTGTTAGACTATCTTTTTATTTACCGTTGGGACTGGGCTAGCTCTGGCGCGGGTTTAGCCACTGCCCTCAGCCAAATCTTAGCCCTCATGGTTGCTCTGATTGCCGTGAGCGTCACCGTCTCCTGGAAAGAACTGCCCAATGCTATCTCTAACTTCTTCAATACCCAAGCGCTGCGATCGACTCTATCTTTAAAATGGAATATTCTGATTCGCTTTCTCGTCTTAATTTCCACCTATGCCATCTTCACTAACCTCAGCGCCATGGTGGGCACCAATACCTTAGTCGAAAATGGATTATTGCTGCAAATTGCCTTACTCAGTCAATTCACTATTCAAGGGATTGGCATGACCGAACAAACCCTCATTAGCAACTTTAACGGCAAACAAGAAACCGAGAAATTTCTCCCCGTATTTCTCACTTCAGTGATTCATAGTTTGCCCATCGCCTTCATGTTTGCGGCAGTGTCCTTCTTCTTCCCGAAAACCATCTTTGGACTGCTCACCAGTCAACCGGAAATTAACGCCTCGATCGCAGACTACACCATTTGGCTCTTCCCCCTCCTTTTGGTAACGGCGATCGCCTTTATGATGGAAGGATACTTTATCGGCTTAAAACAAGGCGTAACTCTGCGCAACTCAGTACTGATTGCCTTCTTCATCGGCTTTCTCCCCCTCGCCATTATCGCTGCCAACACCGCTAACCCCCATCTGCTCTGGTTAGCCTTAACCCTATACATGGTCGTTTTAGCCACCAGCCTTGGCATTCAACTGTTCCAAAACGAACGGCGAGAAGTCAGCGAGCCGCTCGCCAGTTAATGAATAATGAATAATGAATAATTAACAATTACTAGTCAATCCTTGAAATGTCTGCCAGCACTATCCCCATTAGCCCGTTGCAACTGGGCACTTCTGCTTTGCTAATTTTGATTAATATTAGCTTATCCTTTGCCCTGCGCCTGGGACTCGAAAAAAGCCTGATTATCGCCACCGCGCGCATGTTGGTGCAACTACTCCTGATTGGCTATGTGCTTAACTGGCTCTTCACCTTATCCAATCCCCTAGTTATTATTGCTCTCGCTTTATTCATGGCGAGTATTGCGGGAATTTCTGGAGTGAACCGCACCTCACGTCGGTTTGTCGGCATCTACTGGCAATCCTTGCTCTCTATCTTGGTTGCAGCGTTCCTCATTACCCAATTCTCGATTATTGGAGTCATCCGGGTCGATCCGTGGTACGACCCTCAATATTTTATCCCTCTACTGGGCATGATCTTGGGAAATGCTTTAAATGGAGTTTCCC
Encoded proteins:
- the gntT gene encoding guanitoxin biosynthesis MATE family efflux transporter GntT, coding for MPYQSQSFLPRFYRLASISILSNMMVPLAGLCDSAFLGHLSNIKHLAGVILASILFDYLYRIFKFLRTSTNSITAEAVGRDDRKDILLALLRSGAIAFTIGAVIVLLAYPIQAIGFTILAGSNAIESSAVEYFNARIVGAPAVLLNFVLIGWFLGREKNAIVLLMSIVGNGSNVLLDYLFIYRWDWASSGAGLATALSQILALMVALIAVSVTVSWKELPNAISNFFNTQALRSTLSLKWNILIRFLVLISTYAIFTNLSAMVGTNTLVENGLLLQIALLSQFTIQGIGMTEQTLISNFNGKQETEKFLPVFLTSVIHSLPIAFMFAAVSFFFPKTIFGLLTSQPEINASIADYTIWLFPLLLVTAIAFMMEGYFIGLKQGVTLRNSVLIAFFIGFLPLAIIAANTANPHLLWLALTLYMVVLATSLGIQLFQNERREVSEPLAS
- a CDS encoding ABC transporter permease, whose product is MSASTIPISPLQLGTSALLILINISLSFALRLGLEKSLIIATARMLVQLLLIGYVLNWLFTLSNPLVIIALALFMASIAGISGVNRTSRRFVGIYWQSLLSILVAAFLITQFSIIGVIRVDPWYDPQYFIPLLGMILGNALNGVSLGLDQFMDNLVANQGQIETLLSLGATRWEATHKEVQSAVRRGMIPMINSMMVTGLVSLPGMMTGQILAGANPLDAVRYQTIVMFAIASGTALATLGVVLLAWNSLLSPAHQLRLDKLRRS